GAAGCGCGCCCCTTTTGTGTGATTCAGCAGGTGGTAAAGCTCATGAAATATCGCGAAGCGCCGCCAAAAAAGAGGCAGCCGCGAGTTGACGAAAACGCGGCCCCGTTCGCCGCGCACAAGGTGTATCCCCCATACCCCCACGGGGAGCGGCTCATATTTTATATCAAGCGAGAGTCCCGTGAGTTCCTCGGCCTTCGCCAGAATGTCGAACTCGTCAAGCCGCTGCCATTGGCTCCCCTCCAACCGCGCCCATTCCGGGATCACCGGCGGAGGGGAGGGAAAATCCTCAAAACTATCTTCCTCTAATTCTTCGGCGTTATTCTCCGGAAGCATCCTTTTCATCCCAGTCGTCAAGAGCGGCTTCGATGACGCGGTATACCCGGCGAAGTTCCTTCTCCGAGAGTTTTTTGCTGCGGTACCATATCTCAAGCTCGCCGTTGTCGAGCATCGATTCGAGCTGCACGCGTCCCGGTTTGTCGGGAGAGGAAAAGTCCATCAGAAGGTCGGTGACCTCTACATTGAGCGCCGGCGCAAGTTTCTGAAGAAGTTTCATTGAAGGAAGACGGCGGTTGCTTTCAAGCGCCTGAACATAGATCCGGCTCACTTCAACTTTATCCGCAAGTTTTTGCTGAGTGAGGTGCTGCGCCTTACGAAGTGATTTGATCCTATTACCTAGACTCATTTTTCACAGGCTCCCTTTCCTTATGAAATTTTGGATTGAATATAAGGCTTGTTCCTATTATATTACAACAATATCGATAGTATGACAACTAATAGATTATATTTTTCGTAAAGAATTTAAAAAATATGTACAACTTAAGAGATCGGCCGCGCCCCCCGGGCTTACCCGCAGCGGCAGAAAGGCGGCCTCAAGTTCGCGCAGCAGGCGATAATCGGGGCGGCACGGGTCAAAGGCCGCCAACGCCGCTCCGACAAGCGGCGGGTAAACATTCTTCCAATAATCGTACCCGGCCCTGTGTATCACGTTGCTGTCCTCGCAGACCGTCATGATCGTCAAAAGTGCGGCAAGCCCCGCGTCGTTTTCCGACGCTCCGGCCTCGGCCGCTCTCTGCATCGCCGGCAGCCCCCCGCCGATGACGGAGGGAAAGGCCGCCGCGGCCTCGCCCCGGATGCCTGTTATACCGTACTCGACAAAGAGCCGTTCCCCGTTCGACAACTCCCGTGCCGGTCTTTTTTCCGCCAACGGCAGCAGTTCCTTCTCCACCACGCCGCGGACGGCGAGCGACGCGGCCTTCGCGGCGTCAGCCGCCGAAACCCGATCTCTCGACGAGAGCGCGTACCCGGCGCCGTAGAGCAGCAGCGACATCAGGTATATCAGCCCCTTATGGGTGTTTATCCCATC
The window above is part of the Cloacibacillus evryensis DSM 19522 genome. Proteins encoded here:
- a CDS encoding triphosphoribosyl-dephospho-CoA synthase → MKSREAKLLAEAAHEAAVSEALTTPKPGLVDAEGSGCHNDMDCALFLKSARAIAPFWEAQARTGLEGTPPSAAMRELRAAGAAMERAMFAATDGINTHKGLIYLMSLLLYGAGYALSSRDRVSAADAAKAASLAVRGVVEKELLPLAEKRPARELSNGERLFVEYGITGIRGEAAAAFPSVIGGGLPAMQRAAEAGASENDAGLAALLTIMTVCEDSNVIHRAGYDYWKNVYPPLVGAALAAFDPCRPDYRLLRELEAAFLPLRVSPGGAADLLSCTYFLNSLRKI
- a CDS encoding ImmA/IrrE family metallo-endopeptidase codes for the protein MLPENNAEELEEDSFEDFPSPPPVIPEWARLEGSQWQRLDEFDILAKAEELTGLSLDIKYEPLPVGVWGIHLVRGERGRVFVNSRLPLFWRRFAIFHELYHLLNHTKGARFWQHTFVSMESFENRADSFAWASVWPEWEENQYCDWK
- a CDS encoding helix-turn-helix transcriptional regulator, translating into MSLGNRIKSLRKAQHLTQQKLADKVEVSRIYVQALESNRRLPSMKLLQKLAPALNVEVTDLLMDFSSPDKPGRVQLESMLDNGELEIWYRSKKLSEKELRRVYRVIEAALDDWDEKDASGE